The following coding sequences lie in one Colias croceus chromosome 1, ilColCroc2.1 genomic window:
- the LOC123694463 gene encoding N-acetylgalactosamine kinase: protein MSANGNNDTVPVRKIPSTGRIENLTQRFYDEFGSKPTFYVRVPGRVNLIGEHIDYCGYPVLPMALEQDILVAASLTSNSKLYLRNINGKYNNFDVEITTFEDIDIQPDSNGKPFWYNYVLCGLKGALEHLNNDFTNGLKLLVDGNIPPASGLSSSSALVSAACLSFLYAQNALLNKTEIATLCAKSERYIGTQGGGMDQAIAFLAEKYSAQYITWQPLNATAVALPEEASFVVAHSLAEANKAATNDYNRRVIECRLAAKVLIKAAGGEVSQKIVTLSQAQKILNKTLVEMIDMVNEYMPQEIYTKIEVCKKLDITENEMDTLYLTPNTRHLKEFKLKQRALHVFGEALRVEDFRKACTQYISNGNNGHINGSNGATVKSESECIDKKLSTLGELMSSSHESLKTLYECSHENLDRLVDISKKMNVHCRLTGAGWGGCVVALCPKDKVDEYIEMLRDEFYVKHCEIEKTKASAYAFATTPNYGALIYI, encoded by the coding sequence ATGAGCGCGAACGGAAACAATGATACAGTACCAGTAAGGAAAATACCAAGTACTGGTAGAATTGAAAATCTGACCCAACGTTTTTATGATGAATTTGGATCAAAGCCTACGTTCTATGTTCGTGTCCCAGGGCGAGTAAATTTAATTGGTGAACATATTGATTACTGTGGTTATCCAGTCTTACCCATGGCATTGGAGCAAGATATCTTGGTTGCGGCCAGTCTCACaagtaattcgaaattatATTTACGTAACATAAatggtaaatataataattttgatgtaGAAATTACAACGTTCGAAGATATAGATATCCAACCAGATTCAAATGGTAAACCATTTTGGTATAACTATGTACTATGTGGCCTAAAAGGTGCCTtagaacatttaaataatgactTTACAAATGGTCTAAAGTTACTTGTAGATGGGAATATTCCTCCCGCATCTGGATTATCAAGTTCCTCCGCACTAGTCAGCGCTGCTTGTTTATCATTTCTTTATGCTCAAAATGCACTgttaaataaaactgaaatagCTACACTGTGTGCTAAGAGTGAAAGATATATAGGAACGCAAGGTGGAGGAATGGATCAGGCAATAGCATTTCTCGCAGAAAAATATAGCGCGCAATATATCACGTGGCAACCATTGAATGCAACAGCTGTGGCTTTACCAGAGGAAGCATCGTTCGTCGTGGCTCACAGTTTGGCAGAGGCTAACAAAGCCGCAACGAACGATTACAATAGAAGAGTTATAGAATGCAGATTAGCAGCTAAGGTCCTAATAAAAGCTGCTGGTGGTGAAGTAAGTCAAAAAATCGTAACGCTAAGCCaagcacaaaaaatattaaacaaaacactAGTTGAAATGATTGATATGGTCAACGAATATATGCCGCAGgaaatatatactaaaattgaGGTGTGTAAGAAATTAGACATAACTGAAAACGAAATGgatactttatatttaaccCCTAATACAAGGCATTTAAAGgaatttaaactcaaacagAGAGCCCTTCATGTCTTTGGCGAAGCCTTGAGAGTTGAAGATTTTCGCAAGGCTTGTACGCAATACATATCAAATGGAAATAATGGACACATCAATGGGTCGAATGGAGCAACAGTTAAATCTGAGAGTGAATGTAtcgataaaaaattatcaaccCTTGGAGAATTAATGTCGAGCAGTCATGAAAGTTTAAAAACACTTTACGAATGTTCTCACGAGAATTTAGATCGTTTAGTGGACATATCGAAAAAAATGAATGTACATTGTAGGCTGACTGGGGCCGGGTGGGGAGGATGTGTGGTTGCACTATGTCCAAAAGATAAAGTTGATGAGTATATTGAAATGTTACGAGATGAATTCTACGTTAAACATTGCGAAATAGAAAAGACCAAGGCCAGTGCATATGCTTTCGCAACCACACCAAATTACGGTGccttaatttacatttag
- the LOC123693627 gene encoding zinc finger protein 121-like — protein sequence MAHLLDFKKICRACLTDSGPLKELFSVCTAGIFKYCTSVEISDGDSLPKLICQTCLELLNKLYYFKQVVVRSNVILKQQCKLQVKAESHQTEGNDLVEVNITEMGEEMKIQENACMNDTSLSADTMPSDTASLISQILARRRRRGPGRPPKDPAGAQRRRERMKCVKCAKSFHKYENFEAHMRGHFGKQPDIKCKHCEKTFLSLRSLSSHIRIHNADRKYQCRVCGKSFAYLNVLKNHEMIHEGIKKHECHMCDAKFVQAYNLKMHLETHNNEKNYSCSQCGKKFAQPGNLKIHLIRHTGIKNYACSLCDMRFYIKADLVKHMRSHSAEKPFSCQLCDKTFKSRSFQAIHMRTHTGERPYACDLCPKKFMARKDLRNHRMIHTGEKPHKCQLCSQAFIQKCALNRHMKGHGRDETHGLMVRGPMRDETHGLLVRGPGPQMETPPLAYAHHQWHPDV from the exons ATGGCTCATCTCTTggattttaagaaaatttgcCGAGCTTGTTTAACAGATTCAGGACCtttaaaagaattattttCAGTGTGTACAGCAGGGATATTTAAGTACTGTACATCTGTTGAG attTCAGATGGTGATTCATTGCCGAAACTAATTTGTCAAACATGCTTGGAACTGttaaataagttatattattttaaacaagtaGTTGTAAGGTCAAATGTGATATTGAAACAACAATGCAAATTGCAG GTAAAAGCAGAATCTCATCAGACAGAAGGCAACGATTTGGTGGAAGTAAACATAACAGAAATGGGTGAAGAGATGAAGATACAGGAAAATGCATGTATGAATGATACTTCATTGAGTGCAGACACTATGCCGTCAGATACTGCTAGTCTTATAAG CCAGATCCTCGCGCGTCGCCGTCGGCGCGGGCCCGGCCGCCCGCCGAAGGACCCGGCGGGGGCGCAGCGCCGCCGCGAGCGCATGAAGTGCGTTAAATGTGCGAAGAGCTTCCACAAGTATGAGAACTTTGAGGCGCATATGCGTGGCCATTTTGGGAAACAG CCGGACATAAAGTGCAAACACTGCGAGAAAACGTTCCTATCCCTGCGTAGTTTAAGCAGTCACATACGAATCCACAACGCGGACCGCAAGTACCAATGCCGTGTGTGCGGCAAAAGCTTTGCCTACCTCAACGTACTGAAGAACCACGAAATGATACACGAGGGTATCAAGAAACATGAGTGTCACATGTGTGACGCGAAGTTCGTGCAGGCGTATAATCTTAAG ATGCACCTAGAAACGCACAACAACGAGAAGAACTACAGCTGTTCGCAGTGCGGCAAGAAGTTCGCGCAGCCCGGCAACCTCAAAATACATCTCATACGGCACACCGGTATTAAGAACTATGCGTGCTCTCTGTGCGATATGAGGTTTTATATTAAg gCAGATTTAGTGAAACACATGCGATCTCACTCAGCGGAGAAGCCATTTTCTTGTCAACTGTGCGACAAAACGTTCAAGAGTCGGAGTTTTCAAGCCATCCACATGCGAACACATACAG GCGAGCGTCCGTACGCGTGCGACCTGTGCCCTAAAAAGTTCATGGCTCGCAAGGACCTGCGCAACCACCGCATGATACACACGGGCGAGAAGCCGCACAAGTGCCAGCTGTGCAGCCAGGCCTTCATACAGAAGTGCGCGCTGAACCGGCACATGAAG ggtCACGGGAGGGACGAGACACACGGGCTGATGGTGCGGGGCCCCATGAGAGATGAAACACacgggttgcttgttaggggCCCCGGGCCCCAAATGGAAACGCCGCCATTAGCGTATGCGCACCACCAGTGGCATCCGGATGTGTGA
- the LOC123696133 gene encoding retinol dehydrogenase 11-like, producing MFELILISVLLALMSLSVYQKINNAVCKSKRRLDGKTVLVTGGTSGLGLIIAQDFATRGARVIVACPFEEEGLNGRKEIIEKSGNQNVVYKYVDFSSLNTVREFAKDILNTETRLDILVNNAGVGIPGDFMTKDGMNFILQVNYYAHFLLTILLLPLLRRTGTANDPARIINMSSITHRIASSNVDNYNRAGYWMKLRIYANSKLCLILFARELARRLAGKHVVVNCADPGFAATRIYRSGHELLGFIAIGLILLFAKTPFEGAQTAIYLGVDDAGTVNGEYFANCKQIKANSMAYNEKSVKKLWDQSMKLVQLNDNDLDDLIEA from the coding sequence ATGTTcgagttaattttaataagcgTGCTCTTAGCTTTAATGTCTTTAAGTGTTTACCAAAAAATTAACAACGCTGTATGTAAATCTAAAAGGAGACTCGATGGCAAAACTGTCCTTGTCACTGGAGGTACGTCCGGACTCGGTTTGATAATAGCACAGGACTTCGCAACACGAGGTGCAAGGGTCATCGTTGCTTGCCCTTTTGAAGAAGAAGGATTAAATGGCAGGAAAGAAATCATCGAGAAGTCGGGAAATCAAAACGTCGTATACAAATACGTGGACTTTTCATCCCTGAACACAGTAAGGGAATTCGCTAAAGATATCCTGAATACAGAGACTAGATTGGACATTTTGGTGAACAACGCCGGCGTCGGTATTCCCGGTGATTTTATGACAAAGGACGGCATGAATTTTATACTGCAGGTGAATTACTATGCACATTTCCTGTTGACAATTCTTCTCCTCCCATTACTGAGGCGAACTGGCACAGCAAATGACCCCGCAAGGATAATAAATATGTCCTCGATTACCCATAGAATTGCAAGTTCAAATGTCGACAATTATAATAGAGCTGGTTACTGGATGAAGCTTAGAATTTATGCAAACAGTAAGCTGTGTTTAATTCTTTTTGCACGTGAGTTAGCACGACGTTTGGCTGGTAAACATGTAGTAGTTAATTGTGCTGACCCGGGGTTCGCTGCGACTAGGATTTACAGAAGCGGGCACGAATTACTTGGTTTTATTGCAATTGGTTTGATTCTTCTTTTCGCTAAGACTCCATTTGAGGGTGCTCAAACTGCTATATATTTGGGAGTGGATGACGCAGGTACAGTAAATGGTGAATATTTTGCTAACTGCAAACAAATTAAGGCTAATAGTATGGCGTATAACGAAAAAAGTGTTAAGAAATTATGGGATCAATCGATGAAGCTTGTACAACTAAATGATAACGATTTAGATGACCTAATCGAAGCTTAA
- the LOC123693636 gene encoding zinc finger protein OZF-like → MSESDKVCRACLESVGPYYYVLFENVSAYMFWFCTSIQIAENESITKALCTNCYELLSKFAEFKQKCIDSQNSLLSLKNVKAEADYTEIPKNEIIKKQANLEEQLIFKKENHFDENLNNDTVKYESYMHNQDHNFVSDNDEELNENICEQQNNDRLQIPEKNFTFHCELCDKRFTRHKRYENHKRTHESDTSVSCVFCNKTFQTKKGLKRHQKNAHSQWSFNETKCKFCGKVFKSKNSLKQHEVKHGERKMYICDVCGKMSLSKSYLKIHLETHNENKERNYGCDICDKKFFSKINLQNHIFRAHTGRQYTCQLCNITYKYKDNLVKHLLTHEGKKLYKCDYCNKSFSTRTYCVEHQRVHSGERPFSCMYCPKNFMTKRHLSDHHKIHTGEKKHKCGVCEQSFTQRGTMIRHMKIHNKPSLVC, encoded by the exons ATGTCTGAAAGTGATAAAGTTTGTCGAGCATGTCTAGAATCTGTTGGACCGTATTATTATGTCCTTTTCGAGAATGTATCAGCGTATATGTTTTGGTTTTGTACATCAATACAG ATTGCCGAAAATGAATCAATTACAAAAGCCCTGTGTACAAAttgttatgaattattatctaaatttGCGGAATTTAAACAAAAGTGCATTGATTCTCAAAACTCTTTGCTCAGTTTGAAAAATGTTAAGGCAGAAGCTGATTATACTGAAATACCGAAAAATGAGATTATAAAAAAGCAGGCAAACCTTGAAGagcaattaatttttaagaaagaAAATCATTTTGATGAGAATCTCAACAATGATACAGTCAAATATGAATCTTATATGCATAATCAGG ATCATAATTTTGTAAGTGACAATGATGaagaattaaatgaaaatatctgCGAACAGCAAAATAATGATCg TTTACAGATTCCTGAGAAAAACTTTACATTTCATTGTGAATTATGTGATAAAAGATTTACTAGACACAAGAGATATGAAAATCATAAACGGACACATGAAAGT GATACAAGTGTATCTTGCGTATTTTGTAACAAGacatttcaaacaaaaaaaggattAAAAAGGCATCAGAAAAATGCCCATTCCCAATGGAGTTTCAATGAAACAAAATGCAAGTTTTGCGGCAAAGTGTTCAAGAGTAAGAACTCATTGAAACAACATGAAGTGAAGCATGGTGAGAGGAAGATGTATATCTGTGATGTATGCGGGAAAATGAGTTTGtcgaaatcatatttaaag ATCCACCTCGAGACGCACAACGAAAACAAGGAACGTAACTATGGCTGTGACATTTGCGATAAAAAGTTCTTTTCAAAGATAAACTTACAGAACCATATCTTTCGAGCTCATACGGGACGACAATACACATGCCAATTATGCAATATCACATACAAATACAAAGATAATTTAGTAAAACATCTTCTCACACACGAAGGGAAAAAGCTATACAAGTGTGATTATTGTAACAAGTCGTTTTCGACTCGTACATACTGTGTTGAACATCAGCGAGTACATTCTGGTGAACGGCCGTTTAGTTGCATGTATTGTCCGAAGAATTTCATGACTAAGAGGCATTTGAGTGATCACCATAAGATACATACTGGGGAGAAGAAACATAAATGTGGTGTATGTGAACAGAGCTTTACGCAGAGAGGCACTATGATACGACAtatgaaaatacataataaaccTTCTTTGGTGTGttga